Proteins encoded within one genomic window of Gasterosteus aculeatus chromosome 18, fGasAcu3.hap1.1, whole genome shotgun sequence:
- the LOC120814726 gene encoding C-1-tetrahydrofolate synthase, cytoplasmic, which yields MFSLAVISHHLWSSACQQIRCSMATVVSGSKTSRLVRERLKLQVEEMKGPFSGFRPGLVVLQVGDRDDSNLYISSKLRAAAEIGIEAKHLRLPKTITQEEVLQHILSINENPSVHGLIVQLPLDSVTSIDSELITNAVCPEKDVDGLSCINAGKLSRGDLDHCFIPCTPSGCMELIRQTGVSVGGKHAVVIGRSKIVGAPMHDLLLWNHATVTTCHSKTLDLPEQVGRADILVVGAGRAEMVRGEWLKEGVVVIDCGINHIADETKASGKRVVGDVHYASANQRAGFITPVPGGVGPMTVAMLMENTVQSAQHFILKNQPRR from the exons ATGTTCTCATTGGCCGTCATCTCGCACCATCTCTGGTCCTCAGCTTGCCAACAAATCCGGTGCTCCATGGCAACTGTTGTCTCCGGGAGCAAGACCTCCAG GTTGGTGAGGGAGCGTCTGAAGCtccaggtggaggagatgaagggtcCCTTCTCAGGGTTCAGACCTGGTCTCGTGGTCTTACAG GTGGGAGACAGAGACGATTCAAACCTCTACATCAGCTCCAAGCTACGAGCTGCAGCTGAG ATTGGAATCGAAGCGAAACATCTGAGATTACCGAAAACCATAACGCAGGAAGAG GTCCTGCAGCACATCCTGTCCATCAATGAGAACCCGTCTGTCCATGGTCTGATAGTCCAGCTTCCCCTGGACTCCGTGACCTCCATCGACTCTGAACTTATCACCAACGCCGTGTGTCCAGAGAAAGACGTGGACGG TTTGAGCTGCATCAACGCAGGGAAGTTGTCTCGAGGGGATCTGGATCACTGCTTCATCCCCTGCACCCCCAGCGGCTGCATGGAGCTcatcagacagacag gtgtgtctgtgggggggaaACATGCGGTTGTGATTGGGCGCAGTAAGATCGTTGGAGCCCCGATGCACGACCTGCTGCTGTGGAACCACGCCACCGTGACCACCTGTCATTCAAAGACCCTCGACCTCCCTGAACAG GTGGGCCGGGCCGATATCCTGGTGGTGGGGGCGGGCCGAGCAGAGATGGTGAGAGGGGAGTGGCTTAAGGAAGGCGTGGTGGTCATCGACTGTGGAATCAACCACATAGCAG ATGAGACGAAGGCGAGCGGAAAACGTGTGGTCGGGGACGTCCACTACGCCTCAGCCAATCAAAGAGCCGGCTTCATCACACCTGTTCCAGGAGGGGTGGGGCCTATGACAGTGGCCATGCTGATGGAG AACACGGTACAGAGCGCTCAGCACTTCATCCTGAAGAACCAGCCAAGGAGGTGA
- the LOC120814725 gene encoding inverted formin-2 isoform X1 — translation MAAKTKWWLLKGRVRGTTGHNPGAKLEANLENAEPELCIRLLQVTTVVNYSGLRRRLETSDQAWMVQFLELGGLDLLMEVLERLSGRGCARIADALLQLTCVTCVRAVMNSSEGLHFFLENPAYVKTLSQALDTSNIMVKMQVFELLTALALFDAQGHHLALDALDHYKSLKKQQYRFSVIMNELHCTTNPPYNVTLMSFINSLVMGREDLRRRSRLRQEFIGLQLLDELPRLRETEDHDLNIQCDAFEDSLTEDEEEMEKLYGGIDMSSHQQVFTSLLTKVASSPSSAQLLSILQALLVLDPGRSEVWLSLELLTDRLTLMSQPFDLSTNSLLERLLPHKSLSAIHKIQTIDRAVQTRRAESASGSLWVPSSSLPGMGTAPPPPPPPLPGIEAPPPLPRMGAPPPPPLPGMGAPPPPPLPGMGAPPPPPLPGMGAPPPPPLPGMGAPPPPPGDIISAQAALRLRSCCSPAPCPTRRMKKLNWQKLPSRAVTAQQSLWTLVSLESLEPDYCSIEQLFSLPPTETRTKAQAKPKEISFIDAKKSLNLIIFLRQFKCSHEDFVSLIWKGDRSRFDVELLKQLIKLLPEKHEVGNLKSHQADEDMLSPVDQFYLKLLDIPCYPLRLECMLLCEESSSLLETLKSRVELLDRACQSVRESSRLPPFCKLILSVGNFLNYGTHTGSAEGFKINTLLRLTETRANKSRITLLHHILQEAEKNHPDLLNLPDDLEICEEAAGLNLDLIQSESNILTNQLRSSESKVCCSSEDLKEQYLPPLQECLGGCEQLQQLLSSLEDRRTALSVYLCEDSSSFSIDELLNTIKTFRGLFLRAKKENESRMQLDKRRKLQEEDGKLKGNTNKIIRNDVSNEGKGCIIDNLLSEIRNGHNLKRTRPPPPRGGRDHDHPGIIHRSLAANEPDPSVFSQSEKPAETQKKVQTPSEPQAETTPEPGSAQIDGSLAETQNSSDPHTSKAAANREQDESQTGLWDALENNDDPRSLEPARNSRTSPEDQNRDPITEPRKDVCHTEDFLFRDWLTRVPLFMVIIIFVVVIVGFIIANGFSMKF, via the exons ATGGCAGCCAAAACCAAATGGTGGTTATTGAAAGGCCGCGTAAGAGGAACAACCGGCCACAACCCGGGGGCCAAGTTGGAGGCCAACCTGGAGAACGCAGAACCTGAACTCTGCATCAGACTGCTGCAG GTTACCACCGTTGTTAACTACTCTGGTCTGCGGCGTCGGTTGGAGACCAGTGATCAGGCCTGGATGGTCCAGTTTCTGGAGCTTGGAGGTTTGGACCTGCTGATGGAGGTTCTGGAGCGTCTGTCTGGTCGCGGCTGCGCTCGCATTGCCGACGCTCTGCTGCAGCTCACCTGCGTGACCTGCGTCCGAGCTGTAATGAACTCATCTGAAGGTCTGCACTTTTTTCTGGAGAACCCGGCCTACGTCAAGACCCTGTCCCAAG CGCTGGACACGTCTAACATCATGGTGAAGATGCAGGTCTTTGAGCTGCTGACAGCCCTGGCTCTCTTTGATGCTCAGGGACACCACCTGGCCCTGGATGCCCTGGACCACTACAAG AGTCTGAAGAAGCAGCAGTATCGCTTCAGTGTGATCATGAACGAGCTCCACTGCACCACCAACCCCCCCTACAACGTAACACTCATGAGCTTCATCAACAGCCTGGTGATGGGACGAGAagacctgaggaggaggagccgcctGAGACAGGAGTTCATCG GActgcagctgctggatgagCTCCCCAGACTGAG GGAGACGGAGGACCATGACCTGAACATCCAGTGTGATGCCTTTGAGGATTCACTgacggaggacgaggaagagatggagaagCTCTACGGAGGCATCGACATGAGCAGCCACCAGCAGgtcttcacctctctgctcaccaaG GTGGCCAGCAGCCCATCCTCGGCCCAGCTGCTGTCCATCCTGCAGGCCTTGCTGGTGCTGGACCCGGGGAGGTCTGAGGTGTGGCTGTCTCTGGAGCTTCTCACTGATAGACTCACACTGATGTCCCAGCCCT ttGACCTGTCTACCAACTCACTGCTGGAGAGACTCCTCCCCCACAAGTCCCTCTCAGCCATTCACAAGATACAAACCATCGACAGGGCGGTTCAGACTCGACGAGCAGAAAGTGCATCTGGTTCTCTATGggttccttcctcctccttaccTGGAATGGGAactgctccccctcctccccctccgccatTACCTGGAATAGAAGCTCCTCCACCATTACCTAGAATgggagctcctccccctccaccattACCTGGAATgggagctcctccccctccaccattACCTGGAATgggagctcctccccctcctcccttgccTGGAATgggagctcctccccctccaccattACCTGGAATgggagctcctccccctcctccgggTGACATCATTTCTGCCCAGGCAGCTCTGCGCCTCAGGTCATgttgtagccccgccccctgtcCCACCCGCCGTATGAAGAAACTGAACTGGCAGAAGCTCCCGTCCAGAGCGGTGACAG cacaACAGTCCCTGTGGACGTTGGTGTCTTTAGAATCACTGGAACCAGATTACTGCAGCATTGAGCAGCTCTTCAGTCTTCCTCCAACTGAGACCAGAACCAAAGCCCAGGCCAAGCCCAAAGAG ATTTCATTCATCGATGCCAAGAAAAGTCTAAACCTCATCATCTTCCTGAGGCAGTTCAAATG TTCCCATGAGGACTTTGTGTCTCTAATCTGGAAGGGAGACAGGTCCAGGTTTGACGTTGAGCTCCTGAAGCAACTGATAAAACTCCTACCTGAGAaacatgag GTAGGGAACCTGAAGTCACACCAGGCCGACGAGGACATGTTGTCTCCGGTGGACCAGTTTTACCTGAAGCTGCTTGACATCCCGTG ctaccCTCTGAGGCTCGAGTGCATGTTGTTGTGTGAGGAGAGCAGCTCTCTGTTGGAGACTCTGAAGTCCAGAGTTGAGCTGCTGGATCGAGCCTGCCAGA gtgtgagGGAGAGCTCTCGTCTGCCCCCCTTCTGTAAACTCATCCTGAGTGTGGGGAACTTTCTCAACTAT GGGACTCACACAGGAAGCGCAGAAGGTTTTAAGATCAACACTCTGCTCAGACTGACAGAAACCAGAGCCAACAAGTCCAGAATCACCCTGCTGCACCACATCCTGCAG GAGGCAGAGAAGAACCACCCCGACCTGTTGAACCTGCCGGATGACTTGGAGATCTGTGAAGAGGCTGCTGG attGAATCTGGATTTGATTCAGTCTGAGAGCAACATTCTGACCAACCAGCTGAGGAGTTCAGAGAGTAAGGTCTGCTGTTCCTCTGAGGACCTGAAGGAGCAGTACCTGCCCCCACTCCAG GAGTGCCTGGGTGGAtgtgagcagctgcagcagctgttgtCCTCCTTGGAGGACCGAAGGACAGCTTTGTCTGTCTACTTGTGTgaggacagcagcagcttctccatTGACGAGCTACTCAACACCATCAAGACCTTCAGAGGCTTGTTCCTCAGAGCCAAGAAG GAGAACGAGAGTCGCATGCAGCTGGACAAGAGGAGGAAGCTGCAAGAGGAGGACGGGAAACTCAAAGGAAACACCAACAAGATCA TCAGAAACGACGTGTCCAATGAGGGCAAAGGCTGCATCATCGACAACCTGCTGTCTGAGATCAGGAATGGCCACAACCTGAAGAGGACCAGACCACCACCTCCGAGGGGCGGCAGAGACCATG ATCATCCTGGGATTATACACAGATCATTGGCTGCGAACGAGCCTGATCCGTCTgttttcagccaatcagagaagCCTGCAGAAACACAGAAGAAAGTCCAGACCCCCTCCGAACCCCAGGCCGAAACAACACCAGAACCCGGGTCAGCTCAGATTGATGGCAGTCTCGCAGAGACCCAGAACTCCTCTGATCCACACACCTCTAAGGCTGCTGCCAACAGAGAGCAGGACGAGAGCCAGACGGGGCTCTGGGACGCTCTGGAAAACAACGATGATCCACGTTCTCTGGAACCAGCAAGGAATTCCAGGACCAGTCCTGAA GATCAGAACCGGGATCCAATCACAGAGCCAAGAAAGGACGTGTGTCACACTGAGGATTTCCTCTTCCGTGATTGGCTGACGAGAGTTCCCCTTttcatggttattattatttttgttgttgttattgttggttTTATTATTGCTAATGGTTTCAGCATGAAGTTTTAA
- the LOC120814725 gene encoding inverted formin-2 isoform X2 has protein sequence MAAKTKWWLLKGRVRGTTGHNPGAKLEANLENAEPELCIRLLQVTTVVNYSGLRRRLETSDQAWMVQFLELGGLDLLMEVLERLSGRGCARIADALLQLTCVTCVRAVMNSSEGLHFFLENPAYVKTLSQALDTSNIMVKMQVFELLTALALFDAQGHHLALDALDHYKSLKKQQYRFSVIMNELHCTTNPPYNVTLMSFINSLVMGREDLRRRSRLRQEFIGLQLLDELPRLRETEDHDLNIQCDAFEDSLTEDEEEMEKLYGGIDMSSHQQVFTSLLTKVASSPSSAQLLSILQALLVLDPGRSEVWLSLELLTDRLTLMSQPFDLSTNSLLERLLPHKSLSAIHKIQTIDRAVQTRRAESASGSLWVPSSSLPGMGTAPPPPPPPLPGIEAPPPLPRMGAPPPPPLPGMGAPPPPPLPGMGAPPPPPLPGMGAPPPPPLPGMGAPPPPPGDIISAQAALRLRSCCSPAPCPTRRMKKLNWQKLPSRAVTAQQSLWTLVSLESLEPDYCSIEQLFSLPPTETRTKAQAKPKEISFIDAKKSLNLIIFLRQFKCSHEDFVSLIWKGDRSRFDVELLKQLIKLLPEKHEVGNLKSHQADEDMLSPVDQFYLKLLDIPCYPLRLECMLLCEESSSLLETLKSRVELLDRACQSVRESSRLPPFCKLILSVGNFLNYGTHTGSAEGFKINTLLRLTETRANKSRITLLHHILQEAEKNHPDLLNLPDDLEICEEAAGLNLDLIQSESNILTNQLRSSESKVCCSSEDLKEQYLPPLQECLGGCEQLQQLLSSLEDRRTALSVYLCEDSSSFSIDELLNTIKTFRGLFLRAKKENESRMQLDKRRKLQEEDGKLKGNTNKIIRNDVSNEGKGCIIDNLLSEIRNGHNLKRTRPPPPRGGRDHDHPGIIHRSLAANEPDPSVFSQSEKPAETQKKVQTPSEPQAETTPEPGSAQIDGSLAETQNSSDPHTSKAAANREQDESQTGLWDALENNDDPRSLEPARNSRTSPEVSRRSR, from the exons ATGGCAGCCAAAACCAAATGGTGGTTATTGAAAGGCCGCGTAAGAGGAACAACCGGCCACAACCCGGGGGCCAAGTTGGAGGCCAACCTGGAGAACGCAGAACCTGAACTCTGCATCAGACTGCTGCAG GTTACCACCGTTGTTAACTACTCTGGTCTGCGGCGTCGGTTGGAGACCAGTGATCAGGCCTGGATGGTCCAGTTTCTGGAGCTTGGAGGTTTGGACCTGCTGATGGAGGTTCTGGAGCGTCTGTCTGGTCGCGGCTGCGCTCGCATTGCCGACGCTCTGCTGCAGCTCACCTGCGTGACCTGCGTCCGAGCTGTAATGAACTCATCTGAAGGTCTGCACTTTTTTCTGGAGAACCCGGCCTACGTCAAGACCCTGTCCCAAG CGCTGGACACGTCTAACATCATGGTGAAGATGCAGGTCTTTGAGCTGCTGACAGCCCTGGCTCTCTTTGATGCTCAGGGACACCACCTGGCCCTGGATGCCCTGGACCACTACAAG AGTCTGAAGAAGCAGCAGTATCGCTTCAGTGTGATCATGAACGAGCTCCACTGCACCACCAACCCCCCCTACAACGTAACACTCATGAGCTTCATCAACAGCCTGGTGATGGGACGAGAagacctgaggaggaggagccgcctGAGACAGGAGTTCATCG GActgcagctgctggatgagCTCCCCAGACTGAG GGAGACGGAGGACCATGACCTGAACATCCAGTGTGATGCCTTTGAGGATTCACTgacggaggacgaggaagagatggagaagCTCTACGGAGGCATCGACATGAGCAGCCACCAGCAGgtcttcacctctctgctcaccaaG GTGGCCAGCAGCCCATCCTCGGCCCAGCTGCTGTCCATCCTGCAGGCCTTGCTGGTGCTGGACCCGGGGAGGTCTGAGGTGTGGCTGTCTCTGGAGCTTCTCACTGATAGACTCACACTGATGTCCCAGCCCT ttGACCTGTCTACCAACTCACTGCTGGAGAGACTCCTCCCCCACAAGTCCCTCTCAGCCATTCACAAGATACAAACCATCGACAGGGCGGTTCAGACTCGACGAGCAGAAAGTGCATCTGGTTCTCTATGggttccttcctcctccttaccTGGAATGGGAactgctccccctcctccccctccgccatTACCTGGAATAGAAGCTCCTCCACCATTACCTAGAATgggagctcctccccctccaccattACCTGGAATgggagctcctccccctccaccattACCTGGAATgggagctcctccccctcctcccttgccTGGAATgggagctcctccccctccaccattACCTGGAATgggagctcctccccctcctccgggTGACATCATTTCTGCCCAGGCAGCTCTGCGCCTCAGGTCATgttgtagccccgccccctgtcCCACCCGCCGTATGAAGAAACTGAACTGGCAGAAGCTCCCGTCCAGAGCGGTGACAG cacaACAGTCCCTGTGGACGTTGGTGTCTTTAGAATCACTGGAACCAGATTACTGCAGCATTGAGCAGCTCTTCAGTCTTCCTCCAACTGAGACCAGAACCAAAGCCCAGGCCAAGCCCAAAGAG ATTTCATTCATCGATGCCAAGAAAAGTCTAAACCTCATCATCTTCCTGAGGCAGTTCAAATG TTCCCATGAGGACTTTGTGTCTCTAATCTGGAAGGGAGACAGGTCCAGGTTTGACGTTGAGCTCCTGAAGCAACTGATAAAACTCCTACCTGAGAaacatgag GTAGGGAACCTGAAGTCACACCAGGCCGACGAGGACATGTTGTCTCCGGTGGACCAGTTTTACCTGAAGCTGCTTGACATCCCGTG ctaccCTCTGAGGCTCGAGTGCATGTTGTTGTGTGAGGAGAGCAGCTCTCTGTTGGAGACTCTGAAGTCCAGAGTTGAGCTGCTGGATCGAGCCTGCCAGA gtgtgagGGAGAGCTCTCGTCTGCCCCCCTTCTGTAAACTCATCCTGAGTGTGGGGAACTTTCTCAACTAT GGGACTCACACAGGAAGCGCAGAAGGTTTTAAGATCAACACTCTGCTCAGACTGACAGAAACCAGAGCCAACAAGTCCAGAATCACCCTGCTGCACCACATCCTGCAG GAGGCAGAGAAGAACCACCCCGACCTGTTGAACCTGCCGGATGACTTGGAGATCTGTGAAGAGGCTGCTGG attGAATCTGGATTTGATTCAGTCTGAGAGCAACATTCTGACCAACCAGCTGAGGAGTTCAGAGAGTAAGGTCTGCTGTTCCTCTGAGGACCTGAAGGAGCAGTACCTGCCCCCACTCCAG GAGTGCCTGGGTGGAtgtgagcagctgcagcagctgttgtCCTCCTTGGAGGACCGAAGGACAGCTTTGTCTGTCTACTTGTGTgaggacagcagcagcttctccatTGACGAGCTACTCAACACCATCAAGACCTTCAGAGGCTTGTTCCTCAGAGCCAAGAAG GAGAACGAGAGTCGCATGCAGCTGGACAAGAGGAGGAAGCTGCAAGAGGAGGACGGGAAACTCAAAGGAAACACCAACAAGATCA TCAGAAACGACGTGTCCAATGAGGGCAAAGGCTGCATCATCGACAACCTGCTGTCTGAGATCAGGAATGGCCACAACCTGAAGAGGACCAGACCACCACCTCCGAGGGGCGGCAGAGACCATG ATCATCCTGGGATTATACACAGATCATTGGCTGCGAACGAGCCTGATCCGTCTgttttcagccaatcagagaagCCTGCAGAAACACAGAAGAAAGTCCAGACCCCCTCCGAACCCCAGGCCGAAACAACACCAGAACCCGGGTCAGCTCAGATTGATGGCAGTCTCGCAGAGACCCAGAACTCCTCTGATCCACACACCTCTAAGGCTGCTGCCAACAGAGAGCAGGACGAGAGCCAGACGGGGCTCTGGGACGCTCTGGAAAACAACGATGATCCACGTTCTCTGGAACCAGCAAGGAATTCCAGGACCAGTCCTGAAGTTAGTAGACGGTCCCGTTAA